From the genome of Ahaetulla prasina isolate Xishuangbanna chromosome 15, ASM2864084v1, whole genome shotgun sequence, one region includes:
- the RASL10A gene encoding ras-like protein family member 10A gives MVETLTVAVLGAAKVGKTAIIRQFLYHDFTDKYSPTEDRYIYRPSVMLNGNSYDLKIMDVPYVAAFPANSSQEWSDLKCWGLRNTDAYILVYDICSPESFEYVKMLCQQIQENRTSNIGEAPVIVVGNKRDLQRQRFTPRRTLALLVKKTWKCGYMECSAKYNWHVVLLFKELLCSTVAHGCRSNHSAVRLQGALHTSRCSLM, from the exons ATGGTGGAGACGCTGACGGTCGCCGTCCTGGGAGCAGCCAAAGTAGGCAAGACGGCCATCATCCGCCAATTCCTGTACCACGATTTCACGGACAAGTACAGCCCCACGGAGGACCGCTACATCTACCGGCCGTCGGTCATGCTGAACGGAAACTCTTACGACCTGAAAATCATGGACGTCCCCTACGTGGCGGCTTTTCCTGCCAACAGTTCTCAG GAGTGGTCAGATCTGAAGTGTTGGGGCCTACGAAACACGGATGCCTACATATTGGTCTACGACATCTGTAGCCCAGAGAGCTTTGAATACGTGAAAATGCTCTGTCAGCAGATCCAGGAGAACAG GACAAGCAACATCGGCGAAGCCCCCGTCATTGTCGTGGGGAACAAGCGGGACTTGCAGCGGCAACGTTTCACACCGCGGCGGACGCTCGCCCTGCTCGTGAAGAAGACCTGGAAGTGCGGCTACATGGAGTGCTCGGCCAAATACAACTGGCACGTCGTACTCCTTTTCAAAGAGCTGCTGTGCAGCACCGTGGCCCACGGTTGTAGGAGCAATCACTCTGCGGTGCGCCTCCAGGGGGCGCTGCACACAAGCAGGTGCAGCCTCATGTGA